From the Fulvia fulva chromosome 2, complete sequence genome, one window contains:
- a CDS encoding rRNA biogenesis protein rrp5, with the protein MAPVKRKAVADERPSKKAKSADDKEDVKEQKPRKSQDGEKREPKSALKSILQQEERAFPRGGAGVLTPIERKQIQAQAERDVLIEEEGGVANAADEDGELFDEEAAAPAKKKQKKKRDGEKGDKKVKITEVRKEGLGYKNLVVGSSVLGRVTAITGRDVALALPNNLTGFAPILSVSERLTSRIERVLASDEKPEDEDDEDVDLKQLFYVGQWLRASITAMGTEPKDGSKSKKHIELSLDPVSVNGALGEENVVPNSTVQAAVRSVEDHGIVMDLGLSDNTVKGFVSKKALGSAYSLDQVQEGQVMLCLVTGKASNGKVINLTLDPSKFSIAAREGKDKDKLPLVGEAPSVDAFLPGTAVDVLVTETGPKGIAGKIMGMLDVTSDVVHSGAGSVTDMNKKHKVGSKVKARVIFSIPQDDGARKVGVSLLSQLVGLTPPTSKLGVAASSKTKTEANELSQPLAPSSIVDDAKVTSVVADRGIFMDLTDGRKAYAHISQLSDSKTDSISTTGPFKPESTHKARILSYNPVDNIYYVSLKKSILGQTFLRLEDLPVGDIVTGTVDKLILGGKSGVTGVLVKLSDSITGLVPEMHLSDAHLSHPERKFREGLPLKGRILSVDTEKRHVRVTLKKSLVEDSATVWKDYSGLQPGMESKGTIVSLLPHGAAVQFYGPVRAWLPVAEMSETFIEKPEKHFRLGQTVTVKVLSVSPETQEMKVTCKDSSTFDDEQQTAWDEASGGQLVSATVSEKLADSIAVDLDSGIRGTIRIGHVLDGSASKAEKELKRIRVGQKLTNLLVLNKQDRSHTVVLSNKPSMVEDTKTGALIKSFADARQGKRVHGFVRNITPEGVYVEFANGVVGLVPKTQILADLLTQPSFGLRKDQTVVAYVTGTDDIHERFILSMREQAATNGLATKVKPAAVEQAGNPVDTSISSLADITLGRVVKARIVSIKATQINVRLADNVRGRIDVSEAFDSWDEITNKAAPLQKFKQNEIVDVKVLGIHDARNHRFLPISHRQGKVPVFELSAKKSRVDAWDESLLGLDSVKPGSTHLAFVNNHGDNCVWVNLSPNVRGRVALMDLSDDVGQLQNVENRFRVGCALRVKVKSVDVSANRLDLTARQNETSEVKTLKDLRAGMVIPARVTKTTERLVNVQITDTIAGVVPLAELSDDFEQANPAQHNKNDIVRVCVLAVDAPNKKIFLSLRPSKVLSSSLPTKDAQVNDTASLKVGDIVRGFVKQVTDKGVFISLGATVDALVRISDLNDRFVKNWKSLHEIDQLVKGRILSIDNATKQVQMSLKQSHVDGNYTPPLSIDDLKAGDTVTGRVRKVEDFGAFVDIDNTQPRLSGLCHRSEVAARRVEDVRKLYSTGDVVKAKVLSVDVENRKISLGLKASYFDDEDEEEDEEESEDDNVEMDLGETGGVEVEEESDAEGGVNLDDVQDMDSDEDDAADGMEIDDEPAAKSTGGLKTNGFDWNGDVLDTNTNGAGYESEPDTTATKKRKRNKPEIKEDLTGDLDKYGPRSVSDFERQLLGQPNNSSLWIQYMAFQIQLSELDEARKIAERALRTIHIRETEEKLNVWVAWLNLEVEYGDEEHVDEVFKEACQVQDSLEMHEKLASIYISSGQLEKADNIYERMIGNKNFRAVPDVWLNYATFLMNDKHAAERARALLPKAMQSIPMPKHRDLTADFAALEFKTKHGDAERGRTIFENILAEWPKWSAGWDRFLDLERSRVSRAKDDAEKKDAIDKTRALFGRVAALKMKKRRAKFVFKKWFEFEEKEGSEKEMERVKVLAKECHERLAAKGEEADEE; encoded by the coding sequence ATGGCGCCTGTAAAGAGAAAGGCTGTAGCTGACGAGCGGCCGAGTAAGAAGGCCAAGTCTGCAGACGACAAGGAGGACGTCAAGGAGCAGAAGCCGCGGAAGTCGCAGGATGGCGAGAAGAGAGAGCCCAAATCTGCGCTGAAGTCGATCTTGCAGCAGGAGGAGAGGGCATTTCCACGTGGCGGCGCAGGTGTATTGACGCCGATCGAGCGGAAGCAGATTCAGGCACAGGCCGAGCGCGATGTGCTGATTGAGGAGGAAGGCGGCGTTGCGAATGCTGCCGACGAAGACGGAGAGCTGTTCGATGAAGAAGCTGCGGCGCCGGCGAAGAAGAAACAGAAGAAGAAGCGGGATGGGGAGAAGGGCGACAAGAAGGTGAAGATCACTGAAGTGCGCAAGGAAGGTCTCGGCTACAAGAATCTGGTGGTCGGCAGCTCAGTGCTGGGGCGTGTGACAGCCATCACCGGACGAGATGTTGCATTGGCTCTACCGAACAACCTGACAGGATTCGCGCCCATACTGTCTGTCTCCGAACGACTCACATCCCGCATCGAACGCGTACTAGCGAGCGACGAGAAGCCCGAGGACGAGGACGACGAAGATGTGGACCTCAAGCAGTTGTTCTATGTTGGCCAATGGCTGAGAGCTTCGATCACGGCGATGGGTACAGAGCCGAAGGACGGCAGCAAAAGCAAGAAGCACATCGAGCTGTCGCTGGATCCGGTTTCGGTCAATGGCGCTCTTGGCGAAGAGAATGTGGTCCCCAACAGCACAGTCCAGGCCGCTGTCCGCAGTGTCGAGGACCATGGTATTGTCATGGACCTTGGCCTATCGGACAATACTGTCAAAGGCTTCGTCAGCAAGAAGGCTCTTGGATCCGCGTACAGTCTCGACCAAGTCCAAGAAGGCCAGGTCATGCTTTGTCTCGTCACGGGCAAGGCGAGCAATGGAAAGGTGATCAACCTGACACTGGACCCAAGCAAGTTCTCGATCGCAGCAAGAGAAGGCAAAGACAAGGACAAGCTGCCACTTGTTGGTGAAGCGCCTAGTGTAGATGCCTTCCTACCAGGTACGGCGGTTGATGTGCTGGTCACAGAGACTGGTCCCAAGGGTATCGCCGGCAAGATCATGGGCATGCTGGACGTCACATCAGACGTGGTTCACTCCGGCGCTGGCAGTGTTACCGACATGAACAAGAAACACAAAGTGGGATCAAAGGTGAAGGCTCGTGTCATATTCTCCATACCCCAGGACGATGGCGCTCGCAAAGTGGGAGTTTCACTTCTCTCGCAACTGGTTGGTTTGACTCCACCAACTTCGAAGCTCGGCGTAGCTGCTTCTTCCAAGACGAAGACAGAGGCGAACGAGCTGAGCCAACCACTTGCGCCCTCTTCAATTGTCGACGATGCAAAGGTCACAAGCGTTGTTGCTGACCGAGGAATCTTCATGGACCTCACCGATGGCAGGAAGGCTTATGCACACATCTCGCAGCTGTCAGACAGCAAAACCGATTCTATATCGACGACTGGACCATTCAAGCCAGAGAGTACACACAAGGCCAGGATTCTTTCATACAACCCCGTGGACAACATCTACTACGTGTCCTTGAAGAAGTCAATCCTCGGCCAGACCTTCCTTCGCCTCGAAGACTTGCCCGTGGGTGATATCGTCACCGGCACCGTGGACAAGCTCATTCTCGGCGGCAAGAGTGGTGTGACTGGTGTGCTCGTCAAGCTTAGCGACAGCATTACTGGGCTGGTCCCTGAGATGCACCTGAGCGATGCTCACTTGTCGCATCCAGAGCGCAAGTTCCGAGAAGGATTGCCCCTAAAGGGCAGAATACTGTCAGTTGACACGGAAAAACGACACGTGCGTGTCACGCTGAAGAAGTCACTGGTAGAAGACTCAGCCACTGTATGGAAGGACTACAGCGGTTTGCAGCCCGGAATGGAGAGCAAAGGAACTATTGTGAGCTTACTGCCACATGGTGCTGCAGTGCAATTCTATGGTCCTGTCAGAGCTTGGCTACCTGTCGCGGAGATGAGTGAAACATTCATTGAGAAACCAGAGAAGCACTTCCGACTTGGCCAGACGGTGACCGTCAAAGTGCTGTCCGTCAGCCCAGAGACCCAAGAAATGAAGGTGACTTGCAAGGACAGCAGCACTTTTGACGACGAGCAACAGACTGCTTGGGATGAAGCATCTGGAGGTCAACTCGTCAGTGCCACAGTCTCGGAGAAGCTCGCAGATAGCATTGCGGTGGATCTGGATAGTGGTATTCGAGGAACCATCAGAATCGGACATGTACTGGACGGCTCAGCCAGTAAGGCAGAGAAAGAGCTGAAGCGCATTCGAGTTGGGCAGAAGCTTACGAATCTGCTTGTACTGAATAAGCAGGATCGCAGCCACACCGTCGTCCTGAGCAACAAGCCTTCGATGGTCGAAGATACAAAGACGGGCGCCTTGATCAAGTCATTCGCTGACGCTCGCCAGGGCAAGAGAGTGCATGGGTTTGTCCGAAATATCACACCCGAGGGCGTGTACGTCGAGTTTGCAAATGGCGTTGTCGGGCTTGTACCGAAGACCCAGATCTTGGCGGATCTCCTGACACAACCCAGTTTTGGTTTGAGGAAAGATCAGACTGTCGTTGCGTATGTTACTGGTACGGACGATATCCACGAGCGATTCATTCTGAGCATGCGTGAGCAAGCTGCCACGAACGGCCTAGCGACAAAGGTCAAGCCAGCAGCGGTCGAGCAAGCAGGGAACCCCGTGGACACTTCAATCAGCTCGTTGGCTGACATCACGCTCGGCAGGGTTGTGAAAGCGCGCATTGTGTCCATCAAGGCCACACAGATCAACGTCCGCCTTGCTGATAACGTCCGAGGTCGCATAGACGTGAGCGAAGCTTTCGACTCATGGGACGAGATCACCAACAAGGCAGCACCTCTCCAGAAGTTCAAGCAAAATGAGATCGTCGACGTCAAGGTGCTCGGTATCCACGATGCTCGTAACCATCGCTTCCTTCCTATCAGCCACAGACAAGGCAAGGTTCCTGTCTTCGAACTCTCTGCCAAGAAGTCAAGAGTGGACGCTTGGGACGAATCGTTACTTGGTCTGGACTCAGTCAAACCTGGCTCGACACATCTGGCGTTCGTCAACAACCATGGCGATAACTGTGTATGGGTCAACTTATCACCGAATGTCAGAGGTAGGGTGGCTCTGATGGATTTGTCTGACGATGTTGGGCAACTGCAGAATGTCGAGAACCGCTTCCGTGTTGGCTGTGCTCTCCGTGTCAAAGTCAAGAGCGTCGACGTGTCGGCCAACAGGCTCGACCTGACAGCTCGCCAAAACGAGACGTCGGAAGTCAAAACTCTGAAGGATCTGAGGGCAGGCATGGTCATTCCGGCTAGAGTCACCAAGACCACAGAGCGACTCGTCAACGTGCAGATTACAGACACCATTGCTGGTGTCGTCCCACTGGCTGAGCTTAGCGACGATTTCGAGCAAGCTAACCCGGCACAGCACAACAAAAACGATATCGTCAGAGTCTGCGTTCTTGCTGTTGATGCACCCAACAAGAAGATCTTTCTCAGTCTTCGGCCCAGCAAAGTCCTGTCTTCCAGTCTACCCACCAAAGATGCTCAGGTCAATGACACTGCTAGCCTGAAGGTCGGCGACATCGTGAGAGGTTTTGTCAAGCAAGTGACCGACAAGGGTGTCTTCATCTCGCTTGGCGCCACAGTTGACGCCCTGGTCCGCATCTCGGATCTTAACGATCGATTCGTCAAAAATTGGAAGAGCCTGCACGAAATTGATCAGCTTGTCAAAGGCCGCATCTTGTCCATCGACAACGCTACGAAGCAGGTGCAGATGAGCTTGAAGCAAAGCCACGTTGACGGTAACTACACGCCACCGCTCTCCATTGATGACCTGAAAGCTGGAGACACAGTCACCGGCAGAGTCCGCAAAGTGGAAGACTTTGGCGCTTTCGTCGACATCGACAATACTCAGCCAAGACTGTCTGGCCTGTGCCATCGAAGCGAGGTTGCAGCCAGACGGGTGGAGGACGTCAGAAAACTTTACAGCACTGGCGATGTCGTCAAAGCCAAGGTGCTCAGCGTCGACGTTGAGAACCGCAAGATCAGTCTCGGGCTAAAGGCAAGCTACTTTGACGATGAGGACGAGGAAGAAGACGAGGAAGAAAGCGAGGATGACAATGTCGAAATGGACCTCGGTGAGACTGGCGGTGTCGAGGTCGAGGAAGAGAGTGATGCAGAAGGTGGTGTCAACCTCGATGACGTTCAGGACATGGACAGTGACGAGGACGATGCTGCAGATGGCATGGAGATTGATGACGAACCGGCTGCAAAGTCCACAGGTGGCCTCAAGACCAACGGCTTCGACTGGAACGGGGATGTGCTGGATACCAACACCAACGGAGCAGGCTACGAGTCAGAACCCGACACCACCGCGACCAAGAAGCGCAAGCGTAACAAGCCCGAGATCAAGGAAGATTTGACTGGCGATCTGGACAAGTACGGCCCACGCAGTGTAAGCGACTTCGAACGACAACTCCTTGGGCAGCCAAACAACTCATCGCTCTGGATCCAATACATGGCCTTCCAGATCCAGCTCAGCGAACTTGATGAAGCCCGAAAGATAGCCGAACGTGCCTTGAGGACTATCCACATCCGCGAGACAGAAGAAAAGCTCAACGTGTGGGTCGCGTGGCTCAACCTTGAAGTCGAGTATGGCGACGAGGAGCACGTAGACGAAGTCTTCAAGGAAGCTTGCCAAGTTCAAGACTCTCTCGAGATGCACGAGAAGCTAGCTTCCATCTACATCAGCTCCGGCCAGCTTGAGAAGGCCGATAACATCTACGAACGTATGATCGGCAACAAGAACTTCAGGGCTGTGCCGGATGTATGGCTCAACTACGCCACGTTCCTGATGAACGACAAGCATGCTGCAGAACGTGCACGAGCACTTCTCCCCAAGGCCATGCAATCAATCCCCATGCCAAAACATCGAGACCTAACCGCCGACTTCGCCGCACTCGAGTTCAAAACGAAGCACGGTGACGCCGAGCGTGGACGCACCATCTTCGAGAACATCCTCGCCGAGTGGCCGAAGTGGTCTGCTGGATGGGACCGCTTCCTAGACCTTGAGCGGTCACGAGTCAGCAGGGCCAAGGACGATGCTGAGAAGAAGGACGCGATCGACAAAACGAGAGCACTATTCGGGCGTGTGGCTGCGCTGAAGATGAAAAAGAGGCGCGCGAAGTTCGTGTTTAAGAAGTGGTTTGAGTTTGAGGAGAAGGAGGGGAGTGAGAAGGAGATGGAGAGGGTTAAGGTGTTGGCGAAGGAGTGTCATGAGAGGTTGGCGGCGAAGGGTGAGGAGGCGGATGAGGAGTAG
- a CDS encoding Cell division cycle protein cdt2 has translation MTDMPPPPMSSQDSGIVCHSKHKMQFEQENQMPTPPASSPPTFQDFSGNLLHIPKIKKPPTVTPKRFTKFFTPRSSMSTRAGRQSKAGRQLQDITRNGSNCRRTGLNHQDDFTPKVEDDGTAERLFKRRKISTDLPSSPPQSSPLEHVQATRELPVFHDQVPGSPTISEADTLPELFEKLKPFPKPIRRLREPGRSRRLLERSFGGYDANSRGLRGVDHAVDARAETANFVTTPSDMHPFRGAALPFCTAACNTNSLIAVGDEEGSVRLIDSASSAQFSASHVKFRVHHNAVMDIAFCSDDYVLATASGDQTARVVDMYSQQTVSILQGHQSSVKQVRFQPGNDNMVTTSARDGTVRLWDLRASGRSAVQSFRDGVDRGEEMEPQTMTSQELHVGYGHRSTTRKYEMDERNELSITSFQHLPHGRSHLIVTASEVNASVKIWDLRNAGFGQRNASPLASTPLPETHRGTRHYGINSMALSGDGARLYTVCRDATVYAYSTNQLALGYVPEMSSGPSRRRMMKDPKAGLGPLYGFRHPNLRIGTFYIKAAIRPAKGDHGEMLAVGNTDKCPILFPTDERHLPKPERIYEDAEEDEDDLPTAAPSFPRSSGTTPSTGLQVHEHGTALVRAHNKEVTSLAWTTNGNLITVSDDFSARCWREDAAKARELRGMGEVGGGRWRSGWADVRLEWDEEEG, from the coding sequence ATGACAGATATGCCGCCACCGCCCATGTCCTCCCAAGACAGTGGCATAGTTTGCCATTCGAAGCACAAGATGCAGTTCGAGCAAGAGAACCAGATGCCTACGCCACCAGCTTCCTCTCCTCCGACATTCCAGGACTTCTCTGGAAACCTCCTACACATCCCCAAGATCAAGAAGCCTCCCACAGTCACGCCTAAGAGGTTCACCAAGTTCTTCACGCCACGAAGCTCGATGTCGACTCGAGCTGGTCGCCAGAGCAAAGCCGGCCGACAGCTGCAGGACATTACCAGGAACGGCTCGAACTGCAGACGTACTGGCTTGAATCATCAGGACGACTTCACTCCAAAGGTCGAGGACGATGGCACTGCTGAAAGGCTTTTCAAACGTCGAAAGATATCTACAGACCTGCCAAGCTCGCCACCCCAGTCATCTCCCCTCGAGCATGTGCaagctacgagagagcttCCCGTATTCCACGACCAGGTACCCGGGTCTCCCACCATCTCTGAAGCAGACACCCTTCCCGAACTTTTCGAAAAACTCAAGCCGTTTCCGAAACCAATACGCCGACTGCGAGAACCTGGACGGTCACGAAGGTTACTGGAGCGAAGCTTTGGAGGATATGATGCCAACTCCCGAGGACTTAGAGGTGTGGACCACGCGGTGGATGCACGGGCTGAGACTGCCAACTTCGTTACGACACCAAGTGACATGCACCCATTCCGAGGGGCAGCTTTACCCTTCTGTACGGCAGCGTGTAACACGAATTCACTCATAGCGGTCGGCGATGAGGAAGGCAGTGTACGACTGATCGATTCTGCGTCTTCTGCACAATTCAGCGCCAGCCACGTCAAATTCCGAGTGCATCACAATGCAGTGATGGATATTGCGTTCTGCTCCGATGACTACGTGCTGGCTACCGCAAGTGGTGATCAGACTGCACGTGTTGTGGACATGTACTCACAGCAAACTGTTAGTATCTTGCAGGGCCATCAGAGCAGTGTCAAGCAGGTCCGCTTTCAACCCGGGAACGACAACATGGTCACGACGAGTGCAAGAGATGGAACAGTACGGCTGTGGGATCTGAGAGCGAGTGGCAGGTCAGCTGTGCAGAGCTTTCGCGACGGCGTAGATCGAGGAGAAGAAATGGAGCCGCAGACCATGACAAGCCAAGAACTGCACGTGGGCTATGGACACAGGTCAACCACTCGAAAGTACGAAATGGACGAGCGGAACGAGCTATCGATTACATCCTTCCAGCACCTGCCACATGGCCGGTCACACTTGATTGTGACGGCTAGCGAAGTCAATGCGTCCGTCAAGATCTGGGACCTGCGAAATGCTGGATTCGGTCAGCGAAACGCATCGCCTTTGGCAAGCACACCACTACCCGAAACGCATCGAGGCACAAGACACTACGGCATCAATTCAATGGCACTTTCGGGCGACGGCGCTAGACTATACACTGTCTGTCGAGACGCTACAGTCTACGCGTACTCGACGAACCAACTTGCGCTTGGCTACGTTCCGGAAATGTCGTCTGGACCTAGCAGACGACGAATGATGAAAGACCCAAAGGCTGGCCTTGGTCCTCTGTACGGCTTCAGGCACCCGAACCTCCGCATCGGCACATTCTACATCAAGGCGGCGATCCGACCAGCAAAGGGTGACCACGGCGAGATGCTGGCTGTCGGCAATACTGACAAATGTCCAATACTCTTCCCGACAGATGAGCGACATCTTCCCAAGCCTGAGCGGATCTACGAGGATGCCGAGGAAGATGAAGATGACCTGCCGACTGCAGCGCCATCATTCCCGCGCTCTTCGGGTACCACCCCATCTACTGGCCTGCAGGTGCACGAACATGGCACAGCATTGGTGCGAGCTCACAACAAAGAAGTCACATCTCTAGCCTGGACGACGAATGGCAATTTGATCACTGTCAGTGACGACTTCTCCGCTCGTTGTTGGCGCGAAGATGCCGCCAAGGCTAGAGAGCTAAGAGGCATGGGTGAAGTCGGTGGCGGACGCTGGAGATCTGGATGGGCAGATGTAAGGCTGGAGTGGGACGAAGAGGAGGGGTGA
- a CDS encoding D-galactonate dehydratase → MLIASIEYFRLPPRWLFVKITDEKGNYGWGEASLEGHTEAVEGCLDSFSERFVGQEADDIEHIWQLGYRMGFYRGGPVIMSALSGIDIALWDLKARKLGLPIYQLLGGKLRTKLKVYAWIGGDRPNDVEVMARARLEQGFQAVKMNATEDLGWLDSPSQLDACLERVRTVRRLGLDAGVDFHGRVHRPMAKQLAKLLEPERLLFIEEPLLSENIEGIQELSRSVSMPIALGERLHSRWDVKPFLEQRCVDILQPDICHCGGISETLRIARMAEAYDVALAPHCPLGPIALAASVQVDAVCSNFAIQEMPLGIHYNIGGSDLTSYTKNPEVWNVQDGMIELMQGPGLGIEIDEEQVRAAAKNVKAWRSPVFYGPGGEIREW, encoded by the coding sequence ATGCTCATCGCATCAATAGAATACTTCCGCCTCCCCCCACGATGGCTCTTCGTCAAGATCACCGATGAGAAAGGCAACTATGGCTGGGGCGAAGCCAGCCTCGAAGGCCACACCGAAGCCGTCGAAGGCTGCCTCGACTCCTTCAGCGAACGCTTCGTAGGCCAAGAAGCCGACGACATCGAGCACATCTGGCAGCTCGGATACCGCATGGGCTTCTACCGCGGCGGCCCTGTCATCATGAGCGCACTCTCCggtatcgacatcgccctctGGGATCTCAAAGCAAGGAAGTTAGGACTCCCGATCTATCAACTCCTCGGTGGTAAGCTGAGGACGAAGTTAAAGGTCTATGCGTGGATTGGTGGTGACAGGCCGAATGATGTGGAGGTTATGGCGAGGGCGAGGTTGGAGCAGGGCTTTCAGGCTGTGAAGATGAATGCTACGGAGGATCTGGGGTGGCTGGATTCTCCTTCGCAGTTGGATGCTTGTTTGGAGCGGGTGAGGACTGTGAGGAGGTTGGGGCTTGATGCGGGTGTTGATTTTCATGGTCGTGTGCATCGGCCGATGGCGAAGCAGCTTGCGAAGCTTCTGGAGCCGGAGCGGTTGTTGTTCATTGAGGAGCCTTTACTGTCGGAGAATATTGAGGGGATTCAGGAGTTGTCACGCTCTGTGAGTATGCCCATCGCACTCGGCGAACGTCTTCACAGCCGCTGGGACGTCAAACCCTTCCTCGAGCAACGCTGCGTAGACATCCTCCAACCAGACATCTGCCACTGCGGCGGCATCTCCGAGACCCTCCGCATCGCGCGCATGGCCGAGGCATACGATGTCGCTCTAGCACCTCATTGTCCGCTTGGTCCGATCGCGCTGGCCGCAAGCGTGCAGGTCGACGCTGTTTGCTCCAACTTCGCCATTCAGGAAATGCCACTGGGTATTCACTATAACATTGGGGGATCCGATTTGACGAGCTACACAAAGAACCCTGAAGTGTGGAATGTGCAGGATGGCATGATTGAGTTGATGCAGGGCCCTGGGCTAGGGATTGAGATTGATGAGGAGCAGGTCCGAGCTGCGGCGAAGAATGTCAAGGCGTGGCGGAGTCCGGTGTTTTATGGGCCTGGTGGTGAGATTAGAGAATGGTGA
- a CDS encoding 3-hydroxyisobutyrate dehydrogenase, mitochondrial, producing the protein MRKRPSSRVADGIITVVTHASTHLPWTISAQMEESVAFIGIGAMGYGMASNIRRNMSPSATLYINDPNPDACKSFILENSNVGPVEPVSTAMEAAKKATVIITMLPRSEHVNDIYLDASTGVLAAASHSHLSNLMCIDSSTIDPGTTRAVGAALTEAGVGTYIDAPVSGGIAGATDGNLAFMVGHSTPHPRIQNVISLMANPDKIFFCGPLGSGLASKICNNYLCGTINIALSESLALGIRSGVDPKVLLEVIKASSGQNWMLENHNPVPGLVESAPSSRGYERSFPITLMIKDLSLGVAAAEEVGIEPSMARRALETYQRASEDEEVAELDYTGVYQLINRRG; encoded by the exons ATGAGGAAACGACCTTCCAGCCGTGTGGCTGATGGTATTATTACTGTCGTAACTCACGCATCCACGCATCTTCCTTGGACCATTTCGGCACAGATGGAGGAAAGTGTAGCCTTCATTG GCATTGGTGCCATGGGCTACGGCATGGCCTCGAATATCCGTCGGAACATGAGCCCTTCAGCCACGTTGTATATCAACGATCCGAACCCCGATGCCTGCAAGAGCTTCATCCTGGAAAACAGCAACGTCGGGCCTGTAGAGCCTGTATCGACAGCAATGGAAGCCGCCAAGAAGGCCACTGTCATTATAACCATGCTTCCGCGCTCCGAGCATGTCAACGACATCTACCTTGATGCATCAACCGGCGTCCTAGCAGCAGCTTCCCACAGCCATCTCAGCAACCTAATGTGCATAGACTCCTCAACCATCGATCCGGGCACGACTCGCGCCGTTGGCGCAGCATTGACGGAAGCTGGCGTAGGTACCTATATCGACGCGCCAGTTTCTGGGGGTATTGCCGGTGCCACAGATGGCAATCTGGCTTTCATGGTCGGACATTCAACGCCCCATCCTCGAATTCAGAACGTCATATCCCTCATGGCCAACCCTGACAAGATCTTCTTCTGTGGTCCCCTCGGCTCTGGCCTTGCCTCCAAGATTTGCAACAACTATCTGTGCGGCACTATCAACATCGCCTTATCAGAATCCCTAGCTCTGGGAATCCGCTCAGGCGTCGACCCGAAAGTTTTGCTTGAAGTGATCAAGGCTTCTAGTGGGCAGAATTGGATGCTGGAGAACCATAATCCTGTCCCCGGGCTGGTGGAGAGTGCGCCGAGTAGTCGAGGATATGAGAGGTCGTTTCCGATAACGTTGATGATCAAGGATCTCAGTCTCGGTGTGGCCGCTGCTGAGGAGGTGGGAATCGAGCCGAGTATGGCGAGACGGGCTTTGGAGACATATCAGAGGGCGAGTGAGGATGAGGAGGTTGCTGAGCTGGACTACACCGGGGTGTATCAGTTGATCAACAGGCGCGGATGA